Proteins encoded by one window of Salvia splendens isolate huo1 chromosome 7, SspV2, whole genome shotgun sequence:
- the LOC121741656 gene encoding uncharacterized protein LOC121741656: MRDLASCFSDYSVQISETSCSSYSPNSCISPNLTPSVQNAVTSLYKATLSNQKQIPVTLTWSRSSVSQSLAIALGDAQSTAVKLTTNSRIFRKLKGAKTLEFHGSTIEIFYDLSAARYESGAEPIDGYYVFIAIDSELSPILGGAGSAPEAYLRKLKSGAKIAKFALVSRQEHFSGNAMYSTKAKFRDGGAAHDVVIQCGGGEGEGMKQHPVLSVCVDRKTVIRVKRLQWNFRGNQTIFLDGLLVDLMWDVYDWFSGSGSGSGPGCAVFMFRTRSGMDSRLWLEEKMVRKDEDKHEFSFMIYACKNL, encoded by the coding sequence ATGAGAGATTTAGCATCGTGCTTCAGCGATTACTCGGTGCAGATTTCGGAGACATCGTGCTCGAGCTATTCTCCGAATTCCTGCATTTCCCCAAATTTAACCCCTTCCGTTCAAAATGCGGTTACTTCTCTCTACAAAGCCACGCTCTCAAATCAGAAGCAGATTCCGGTGACGCTGACGTGGAGCCGCAGCAGCGTCTCTCAATCGCTGGCGATCGCCCTCGGCGACGCCCAATCCACGGCGGTGAAGCTCACCACCAATTCACGGATTTTCCGGAAGCTGAAGGGCGCGAAAACCCTAGAATTCCACGGCAGCACGATCGAGATCTTCTACGATCTCTCCGCCGCGAGGTACGAGTCCGGCGCGGAGCCGATCGACGGTTACTACGTCTTCATCGCCATCGACTCCGAGCTCAGCCCGATCCTCGGCGGCGCCGGATCGGCGCCGGAGGCCTATCTCAGGAAATTGAAATCGGGGGCAAAAATCGCGAAATTCGCCCTCGTGTCGCGGCAGGAGCACTTCTCCGGGAACGCGATGTACTCGACCAAGGCAAAATTCCGCGACGGCGGCGCGGCGCACGACGTCGTGATCCAGTGCGGCGGCGGAGAAGGCGAGGGGATGAAGCAGCACCCGGTGCTGTCGGTGTGCGTGGACAGGAAGACGGTGATAAGGGTGAAGAGGCTGCAGTGGAATTTCAGGGGGAATCAGACGATTTTCCTGGACGGATTGCTGGTGGATTTGATGTGGGATGTGTACGACTGGTtttcgggctcgggctcgggctcgggcccgggaTGCGCGGTGTTTATGTTCAGGACGAGGAGCGGGATGGATAGCAGGCTGTGGCTGGAGGAGAAGATGGTGAGGAAAGATGAAGATAAGCATGAGTTTTCATTCATGATCTACGCTTGTAAGAATCTTTGA
- the LOC121811696 gene encoding dehydration-responsive element-binding protein 1F-like, with the protein MDLARRHHSPPPEKPTPAGKKRAGRKVVQETRHPIYRGVRRKNGGKWVCEVREPNKKSKIWLGTFPSPETAAVAHDVASLALRGDHAPLNFPEAAARLPRPRSASHHDIQRAASEAARDFCPIWTSQSARVSSRDNKIIINSPDTNSSSEKDDSVDLGQTESSEDCWSGGFVDEEAVFNMPALLDSMAEGMLLTPLGMKKGFNWSEYDDEVDDQAMELNLWVN; encoded by the coding sequence ATGGATCTCGCACGCCGCCATCACTCTCCTCCGCCGGAAAAACCAACTCCGGCAGGGAAGAAACGGGCGGGGCGGAAGGTGGTGCAGGAGACGCGCCACCCCATCTACCGGGGAGTACGGCGGAAGAACGGCGGGAAATGGGTGTGCGAGGTTCGTGAGCCAAACAAGAAATCAAAAATATGGCTAGGGACCTTCCCTAGCCCCGAGACGGCCGCGGTCGCCCACGACGTGGCCTCCCTGGCCCTGCGTGGGGACCACGCGCCGCTCAACTTCCCGGAGGCCGCCGCTCGGCTCCCCCGCCCCCGGTCGGCCTCCCACCACGACATCCAGCGGGCGGCCTCTGAGGCCGCCCGGGATTTCTGCCCTATATGGACGTCTCAGTCCGCCAGGGTGAGTTCccgagataataaaataataataaattcacCAGACACTAATTCGTCTAGCGAAAAGGACGATTCTGTTGACCTTGGTCAGACAGAATCGTCTGAGGATTGTTGGTCGGGCGGATTTGTAGACGAGGAGGCGGTGTTTAACATGCCGGCGTTGCTAGATAGTATGGCGGAGGGGATGCTTCTAACTCCTTTGGGTATGAAGAAAGGGTTCAATTGGAGTGAATATGATGATGAggtggatgatcaagccatggAGTTGAATTTGTGGGTGAACTAG
- the LOC121742186 gene encoding glucomannan 4-beta-mannosyltransferase 2-like: protein MAEISGKNFIPESFQGYTPDIAGQIGLLWELIKAPLIVPLLTVCVYICLAMSIMVFIERLYMGVVIVLVHLFWKKPEKRYRYEPMKDDLESGNAGYPIVLVQIPMFNEKEVYKISIGAACNLSWPADRLVIQVLDDSTDPIVKDMVERECIRWANKGINITYQIRETRGGYKAGALKEGLKRDYVKPCEYVVIFDADFRPEPDFLRRSVPFLIHNPNIALVQARWRFVNSNECLLTRMQEMSLDYHFKVEQEVGSATHAFFGFNGTGGIWRIAAINEAGGWKDRTTVEDMDLAVRAGLKGWKFLYLGDLQVKSELPSTFKAFRFQQHRWSCGPANLFRKMVVDIATNKKVTLYKKFYVIYSFFFVRKIIAHLFTFFFYCVVLPLSILVPEVHVPKWGAIYLPCIITALNSVGTPRSFHLLFYWVLFENVMSFHRSKATFIGLLEAARVNEWVVTEKLGDTLKNSKAGKIASKISLSKLLGDRINLHELGFAVFLFICGCYDFMYGKNCYFIYLFLQVITFTIAGLGYVGTIVPSS from the exons ATGGCGGAAATCTCGGGGAAAAATTTCATACCGGAGTCGTTCCAAGGCTACACGCCGGACATCGCGGGGCAAATCGGTCTGCTTTGGGAGCTAATCAAGGCGCCATTGATCGTACCGCTGCTCACTGTCTGCGTCTACATTTGCCTGGCGATGTCGATAATGGTGTTCATCGAGCGGCTGTACATGGGCGTCGTCATCGTCCTGGTCCACCTCTTCTGGAAGAAGCCGGAGAAGCGCTACAGATATGAGCCGATGAAGGACGATTTGGAGAGCGGCAACGCCGGTTACCCTATCGTCCTTGTTCAGATCCCCATGTTCAATGAAAAAGAG GTTTATAAGATCTCCATTGGCGCAGCTTGCAATCTCTCGTGGCCTGCTGATCGGCTTGTGATCCAGGTTCTAGATGATTCCACTGATCCCATCGTCAAG gaTATGGTTGAGAGGGAGTGCATAAGATGGGCAAACAAAGGCATAAATATCACATACCAAATTAGAGAGACGAGGGGCGGCTACAAGGCCGGAGCACTTAAAGAAGGGCTCAAGCGCGATTACGTTAAACCGTGCGAGTATGTCGTCATCTTCGACGCAGATTTCCGGCCCGAGCCTGATTTTCTCCGACGTTCTGTGCCGTTCCTCATCCACAACCCCAACATTGCTCTCGTTCAGGCCCGTTGGCGATTCG tGAATTCAAACGAATGCTTGCTGACGAGGATGCAAGAAATGTCATTGGATTACCATTTTAAAGTTGAGCAAGAAGTTGGATCAGCCACTCATGCATTCTTTGGCTTCAATG GAACCGGAGGGATATGGAGGATCGCGGCCATAAACGAGGCCGGGGGATGGAAGGACAGGACCACAGTGGAAGACATGGACCTTGCTGTTAGGGCTGGTCTCAAGGGCTGGAAATTTCTCTACTTAGGAGACCTCCAA GTGAAGAGTGAACTCCCAAGTACTTTCAAAGCATTCAGGTTCCAGCAGCACAGGTGGTCTTGTGGCCCTGCCAATTTGTTCAGGAAAATGGTGGTGGACATTGCAACAAATAAG AAAGTCACTTTGTACAAGAAGTTCTATGTGATCTACAGCTTCTTTTTCGTTCGAAAGATCATAGCTCACTTGTTCACTTTCTTCTTCTACTGCGTTGTTCTTCCATTGTCAATCCTCGTCCCAGAAGTCCACGTTCCTAAATGGGGAGCCATCTACCTTCCCTGCATAATCACGGCCCTCAACTCAGTCGGGACTCCAAG GTCATTTCATCTGTTGTTCTATTGGGTACTGTTCGAGAATGTGATGTCGTTCCATCGCTCAAAGGCCACATTTATCGGTCTATTGGAGGCTGCAAGGGTGAATGAATGGGTGGTGACTGAGAAACTCGGAGACACACTCAAGAACAGCAAAGCAGGCAAAATAGCATCTAAAATATCCTTATCTAAGTTGCTAGGAGATAG GATCAACCTGCACGAGCTCGGATTTGCTGTGTTTCTCTTCATCTGTGGCTGCTATGACTTCATGTATGGGAAGAACTGCTACTTCATATACCTGTTTCTTCAAGTCATCACCTTCACAATCGCGGGGCTCGGATACGTTGGCACCATTGTTCCAAGTTCTTGA
- the LOC121811255 gene encoding uncharacterized protein LOC121811255: protein MTTEEQQKQSQTMPCLQKKKMSEMIETPETDDVPTLPDQDSALAAFSAKEEEIERRRSQIRERLQAQFTRVEEEAKRLHLIQSELDSVTDPMRKEVAAICKKVEIVNRDVKILGINCQKKEKEYRESAEAFDEKKKEKAQLLAKLAELVSESEKLRSSKLEELCKNI from the exons ATGACAACAGAGGAGCAGCAGAAACAGTCACAAACAATGCCGTGTTtgcagaagaagaagatgtcAGAGATGATCGAAACACCAGAGACCGACGACGTCCCTACGCTCCCCGACCAAGACTCCGCCCTCGCCGCCTTCAGCGCCAAGGAGGAGGAGATCGAGCGGCGGCGGAGCCAGATCAGAGAGAGACTCCAAGCGCAATTCACACGCGTCGAGGAAGAAGCCAAGCGCCTCCACCTAATCCAATCA GAGCTCGATTCCGTGACGGATCCGATGCGGAAGGAAGTTGCGGCGATCTGCAAAAAGGTCGAAATCGTGAACCGAGATGTGAAGATTTTGGGGATCAACTGTCAGAAGAAG GAGAAAGAGTATAGAGAATCGGCTGAGGCTTTCGAtgagaagaaaaaggaaaaggcgCAACTCCTTGCGAAATTAGCAGAG TTGGTGAGTGAAAGCGAGAAGCTGAGATCGAGTAAACTAGAAGAGCTCTGCAAGAACATATAG
- the LOC121742448 gene encoding tRNA dimethylallyltransferase 2-like, with translation METTISPGEKSSGYNPNSGSNSKPKIVVIIGASGSGKSKLAIDLASHFPIEIISADSMQVYQGLDVLTNKVPFDEQKGVPHHLLGTISPNVEFTAKDFRDSAIPLIDEIWSRNCLPVLVGGTNYYIQALVSRFLLDDNAEPLEANCLMDNHDNERPDIELESPDEDCLYTYSRLKDLDPVAANRIHPNDQRKIKQYLTLYSHLGVLPSKLFQGNTMQNWGQADSLRYDCCFICVDASLPALDLYVNQRVDIMVSTGLFEEVCDIYKSNADYTRGLRQAIGVREFEDFLNCWNSQSQELPACPELLKENIHHIMNSSNEDQLTLKLREAVEKVKLNTRRLVRRQKRRISRLQMLFGWNIHFVDVTSCLQGASDNSWSVNVVEPSVNIVKSFLTTPAIAEATERDVQETKLADRDLWTQYICEACGNRELRGAHEWEQHRQGRSHRKRASRLRKSGILSGVTKNTSVD, from the exons ATGGAGACTACAATCTCGCCCGGAGAGAAATCATCCGGTTATAATCCTAACAGTGGATCCAATTCAAAGCCCAAAATCGTGGTGATTATCGGCGCCTCAGGATCAGGCAAATCCAAATTGGCGATAGACCTTGCATCTCACTTTCCGATTGAAATAATCAGTGCCGATTCCATGCAG GTTTATCAAGGGTTGGATGTTCTTACTAATAAAGTTCCTTTTGATGAGCAAAAAG GAGTTCCACATCACCTGCTGGGGACAATTTCTCCAAATGTAGAATTCACTGCTAAAGATTTTCGTGATTCTGCTATTCCG CTTATTGATGAGATCTGGTCTCGTAATTGCTTGCCTGTTCTCGTCGGAGGAACAAATTACTATATCCAG GCTCTTGTAAGCCGGTTCCTGTTGGACGACAATGCAGAACCTCTCGAAGCAAACTGTTTAATGGATAATCATG ATAATGAGAGACCAGATATTGAACTTGAATCACCAGACGAAGATTGTCTTTATACTTACAGTCGTCTTAAGGACCTTGATCCAGTTGCAGCTAACAGAATTCATCCAAATGACCAGAGGAAG ATCAAACAATATCTTACTTTATATTCACATCTTGGTGTTCTTCCAAGTAAGCTTTTCCAGGGGAATACCATGCAG AACTGGGGTCAAGCTGATAGTTTAAGATACGATTGCTGCTTTATTTGTGTTGATGCATCTCTCCCGGCATTGGATCTATATGTCAACCAAAGAGTAGATATCATGGTTTCCACTGGTCTTTTTGAAGAAGTTTGTGATATTTACAAGTCGAATGCAGATTATACACGAGGGCTAAGGCAGGCAATAGGAGTCCGGGAATTTGAGGATTTCCTAAATTGTTGGAACTCACAATCCCAGGAGTTGCCTGCATGCCCAGAGCTGCTCAAAGAAAATATCCACCATATCATGAATTCCTCCAATGAAGACCAACTGACACTCAAATTAAGAGAAGCTGTTGAGAAAGTGAAATTGAATACCAGAAGACTTGTTCGTCGGCAA AAGAGACGGATCAGTCGACTTCAAATGCTGTTCGGCTGGAACATACACTTTGTTGATGTCACAAGTTGCTTGCAAG GTGCTTCCGACAATTCATGGTCTGTGAATGTGGTGGAACCATCAGTTAACATCGTCAAATCTTTCCTTACTACACCTGCCATCGCAGAAGCTACCGAAAGAGATGTCCAAGAGACCAAACTGGCTGATAGAGACCTTTGGACTCAATACATTTGTGAAGCATGCGGCAATAGGGAGCTTAGAGGTGCCCATGAGTGGGAGCAACACAGACAAGGGCGCAGCCACCGGAAACGAGCTTCACGGCTGAGAAAGTCGGGCATCTTATCAGGTGTAACCAAGAATACCAGTGTCGATTAA